Proteins encoded by one window of Cyclobacteriaceae bacterium:
- a CDS encoding OstA-like protein: MRFVLLILLLVPFGFTLAQSRVTLKQADQLKGGVKDGERFDRVIGNVIFEQSKTTIYCDSAHFFRAKNTVEAFGRVRIIEGDSVTITSNKADYDGNSRVARLRNNVVFTKLAQATLYTDYLDFDRIKNEAYYFNGGKLVDSINTLTSNKGYYQVNTNMASFKRNVNVVNPDYTMKSDSLQYNSASKVIYFRTETTVIDKDGSTFVYEGGEYDTRSQQSDIKQGQAESPSYTLTGKKIKLDDLRKFYTVSGDVVMTHKEENLTIYGDDATLDKQKGIAKVYNNAWLAQVTEEGDTLFLSADTLVSIDSQDPTKKRLLAYHNVKIFKSDLQGIADSLEYRQADSMMFFYKAPALWTSGNQMTADTITMLIENKTISKIFMSSNSFVISTDTIKNFNQIKGRKMIAFFRDKKLHQVNVDGNGESIYFALEDETNLLMGMNKIICSNIVIRFKDARVNNLSFYTNPEADFIPPHELQKDDMLLPGFEWKIDTRPTRTDVVKQKKESELPAPQRTRF; this comes from the coding sequence ATGCGTTTTGTACTCCTCATCCTTTTATTGGTACCGTTCGGTTTTACCCTGGCACAAAGTCGGGTAACACTCAAGCAGGCCGACCAGTTAAAAGGTGGCGTTAAAGATGGTGAACGTTTCGATCGGGTAATCGGCAACGTAATCTTCGAGCAAAGTAAAACCACCATTTATTGCGACTCTGCTCATTTTTTCCGGGCCAAAAATACAGTGGAAGCTTTTGGCCGGGTTCGTATTATTGAAGGCGACTCCGTAACCATAACGTCCAACAAAGCCGATTACGATGGTAACTCCCGTGTTGCGCGACTACGCAACAACGTAGTGTTCACCAAGCTGGCACAAGCAACGTTATACACAGATTACCTCGACTTCGATCGAATAAAAAATGAAGCCTATTATTTCAATGGTGGAAAGTTGGTGGATAGCATCAACACACTTACCAGTAACAAAGGGTATTACCAGGTTAATACCAACATGGCCTCTTTCAAACGAAATGTGAATGTGGTGAATCCGGATTATACCATGAAGTCGGATTCATTGCAATACAACTCTGCTTCTAAGGTCATCTACTTTCGAACGGAAACAACCGTAATCGATAAAGATGGGAGCACATTTGTATATGAAGGTGGTGAATACGATACCAGAAGCCAACAGTCCGACATTAAACAAGGACAAGCAGAATCGCCATCGTATACCTTAACCGGAAAAAAAATCAAACTGGACGATCTGCGAAAATTCTATACCGTAAGTGGAGATGTGGTGATGACGCACAAAGAAGAAAATCTTACCATCTACGGTGATGATGCTACCCTTGATAAACAAAAGGGAATTGCCAAGGTGTACAACAATGCGTGGTTGGCTCAGGTTACCGAAGAAGGCGATACGCTTTTTCTTTCGGCTGATACATTAGTGTCAATCGACAGTCAGGACCCGACTAAAAAAAGATTGCTTGCCTACCATAACGTTAAAATTTTCAAAAGCGACCTGCAAGGGATAGCCGATTCGCTCGAATACCGGCAGGCAGATTCCATGATGTTCTTCTACAAAGCTCCTGCCTTATGGACCTCCGGTAACCAAATGACAGCCGACACGATCACGATGTTGATCGAAAATAAAACCATTAGTAAAATATTCATGTCCAGCAATTCATTTGTCATCTCAACTGATACCATAAAAAATTTCAACCAGATTAAAGGCCGGAAAATGATTGCCTTTTTCCGTGATAAAAAACTGCATCAGGTGAATGTGGATGGAAATGGGGAGAGCATTTACTTCGCCCTGGAAGACGAAACCAACCTGCTCATGGGAATGAATAAAATTATCTGCAGCAATATTGTCATTCGTTTTAAAGATGCCCGCGTTAACAACCTGAGTTTCTACACCAACCCGGAGGCGGATTTTATTCCACCACACGAACTCCAGAAAGATGACATGCTGCTACCGGGATTTGAATGGAAAATCGACACCCGCCCAACCCGCACGGATGTTGTCAAGCAGAAAAAGGAGTCCGAACTGCCCGCGCCCCAACGTACCCGGTTTTAA
- the tilS gene encoding tRNA lysidine(34) synthetase TilS, protein MLQQFLNHIDKHKLCSKQDRVLLAVSGGLDSMVMLDLFVKAGFNLGVAHCNFQLRGNDSDEDERFVREKAEALQVPFFITRFNTKAFADERGISTQMAARDLRYEWFDELLNSEGYNFVATAHHANDAIETSLLNWVKGSLLVSGIPVKNRKVIRPVLFATRAELEQYASLHRISWREDLSNATTDYERNFIRHRVLPLLKEINPSLEQTILRGWRKQAGSRELAEENFSRWKNEFITYKGHNLVIPKHAFNTYTNKASLLWHLIHHLGFHFDVCEHVVEALNGQPGKKFEGAGYELIVDRDALILSHTAPKWNEVVIQHDQHDAQLGSWSLKLERISVEDARGQLSKSSGKHIALVDADTIAFPLQWRQWLAGDSFFPLGMNSRKKVSNLLVDEKVNRADKSRVTVLLSAGEIVWVVGHRIDDRFKLTDKTRHVLRLAVSP, encoded by the coding sequence GTGTTACAGCAATTTCTGAACCATATTGATAAGCATAAGCTCTGTTCTAAGCAAGATCGGGTACTGCTTGCAGTAAGTGGTGGGTTGGATTCGATGGTCATGCTGGATTTATTTGTGAAGGCAGGATTCAATCTTGGCGTAGCGCATTGTAATTTCCAACTTAGGGGTAACGATTCGGATGAAGATGAGCGCTTTGTTCGGGAGAAAGCGGAGGCGTTGCAAGTTCCCTTTTTTATTACCCGCTTTAATACCAAAGCCTTTGCAGATGAGCGGGGCATTTCAACTCAAATGGCCGCCCGTGATTTGCGCTATGAGTGGTTTGACGAATTGTTGAATAGTGAAGGGTACAACTTTGTGGCAACGGCACATCATGCCAACGATGCCATTGAAACTTCCTTGCTGAATTGGGTAAAGGGAAGTCTGTTAGTTTCAGGAATTCCAGTAAAAAACAGGAAAGTTATTCGCCCTGTATTGTTTGCCACGCGAGCGGAGTTGGAACAATATGCAAGTCTGCACAGAATTTCATGGCGGGAAGATTTAAGTAACGCTACAACGGATTACGAACGCAACTTCATCCGTCACCGGGTTTTGCCCTTGTTGAAAGAAATAAATCCTTCCTTGGAGCAGACCATACTTCGCGGCTGGAGAAAACAAGCCGGATCGCGGGAATTGGCAGAGGAAAATTTTAGTCGTTGGAAGAATGAGTTCATTACCTATAAAGGACATAATCTGGTAATTCCCAAACATGCTTTCAACACGTACACAAACAAGGCGTCTCTGTTATGGCATTTAATTCACCACCTGGGGTTTCATTTTGATGTATGTGAACACGTGGTGGAAGCGCTGAACGGACAACCGGGTAAAAAATTTGAAGGAGCCGGATATGAGTTGATTGTCGATCGGGATGCGTTAATTCTTTCACACACCGCACCAAAATGGAACGAGGTGGTGATTCAACACGATCAACACGATGCACAACTAGGTTCATGGAGCCTAAAACTTGAACGCATTTCGGTTGAAGACGCCAGGGGTCAATTATCAAAAAGTTCAGGTAAGCACATTGCCCTGGTGGATGCGGATACGATAGCATTTCCGTTACAATGGCGTCAATGGCTGGCTGGGGATTCATTTTTCCCGTTAGGTATGAACAGTCGAAAAAAGGTAAGCAACCTATTGGTTGATGAGAAGGTCAACCGGGCAGATAAGAGTCGGGTGACGGTTTTACTATCGGCCGGAGAGATCGTTTGGGTTGTGGGCCACCGGATTGACGACCGGTTTAAACTCACCGATAAAACCCGTCATGTGTTACGGCTTGCAGTATCTCCATAA